The stretch of DNA GGAAAAGAAGCCTGCCCTTAAGCTTACTCCTGAACAATTAGCTCTTTTCCCTGACTTCATTTAGTTATCCCGAACTCAGGTTATTAGTAAAAAGTATATCAGGTTTAAAGAGCCGGGTCAAGCAACTCCTTCCCCCATTGGTACTATGGATTTTTTAATTTTGCGTTTTGCCCTTTATCTGGGGGTAGGTGTATGATGTTTTTTGACTCAATATCAGGAGCCGGAAGGGATGATGGCTCAATTCCCGGGCATTCAATGCAAGAACAATTAACCCATTTGCGGGCGGAATTAGCCCAGATACATCATGAACTCATCGAAGCCGAGGCAGAATTGGCCGACCGGCTGGCCGAAGTGAACGCCTTTGAGTTTGAATTTGAGGCCAGGGTGGGTTATTTATTTGATACCCTGGAAGCGCTGGAAAAAGAAATCCAGTGGTACACCGAGCGCATGCAAACTCTGCGCAGTAAGCAGGTTTTTGGCCAGGCTCACGTTCCGGTTGACGTGCAGTACCGGCGCGCCTGGCAAGCCCCGCCGCCAACCGCGCCCACGCCGCCGCCCCAACCCCTCAATGCGGCCGGCGAGGCGGAGATCAAACGATTGTACCGCCAATTGGCCCGCCGGTTTCATCCCGACCTGGCCGTAGATGAAGCCGATCGGACCCGGCGCACCGAAAAGATGGCGGCCGTTAATAACGCCTACGCCGCCCGCAGCCTGGTTGAATTGGTAGCCCTGGCCGCCGGGCCGGACACAACCCTTGGCCCCGCCCCAGACCAGACAGAGACGCAGTTGATCCAGGCCCTGCAAGCCGAGTTGCATCGCTGCCAAAGCCGTCGGCGTCAAATTCAGAAGGAATTACGTAATGTGCGGTTTCGGCCCAGCGTGGAATTGAGCATTGAGGTTAAAATGGCCCGCCGCCAGGGACGCGATTTATTGGCCGAGATGGCCGCCGACCTGAAACAAAAAATTGCCCGCCAAACCGCCGAGCGAGATATGCTCAAAGCCCAATTTGACCAGTTAGGACCGGAACAGGGCTTTATTAGAATTGAGCGTTGAGAGCGCGAATTACAGCGTGGAATAATAGACCAGGCCGCCAATGACGGCCAGGATAATCAAACTGGCAATGAACCAGCCCCAATTAATTGAACGCCACTGCGCCGGGAGATTTTGCTCAACGGCGGGCTCCGGCAGGGGAATGAACATTTCGCCGGGGTCGTCGGGGAGCCATTTTTCGCCGTCGTGTCGGTACCAGGTTTCGCTTTCATGGCCAAACATCCAATAGTAACCATCTTCGGCCACGTCAATCAACCCCAGTAGGGATTCTTCAAAGGCGCGCTCGCCCATTTCGCCGGCGACAAGTTTTGCTTTTAAGGCCTTCACGGATTGTTCGACCGTCATGAAATCAATCATAAGTTTCTATCCGTATAAAATTTGCCTTCAGGCAGGGTAGTAGGCTTCAGGCGGACGACGGGGGTAGGGCGCGTATCAGCGGCGATGGTAGAGGCGGCCTCGGCTTCCATCTCGGCAACGTAGCCCCCCTCGGGAGGAGGCGTGTCGCGCACTTTAATGATAATGGTGGTGATGTTGTCGGGGCCGCCGGAGGCGTTGGCCAGATGGGTGAGTTGTTTGGCCGCCTCAAGGGGCGAGTCGGTGGCGCAGAGCGCCTC from Anaerolineae bacterium encodes:
- a CDS encoding J domain-containing protein; the encoded protein is MQEQLTHLRAELAQIHHELIEAEAELADRLAEVNAFEFEFEARVGYLFDTLEALEKEIQWYTERMQTLRSKQVFGQAHVPVDVQYRRAWQAPPPTAPTPPPQPLNAAGEAEIKRLYRQLARRFHPDLAVDEADRTRRTEKMAAVNNAYAARSLVELVALAAGPDTTLGPAPDQTETQLIQALQAELHRCQSRRRQIQKELRNVRFRPSVELSIEVKMARRQGRDLLAEMAADLKQKIARQTAERDMLKAQFDQLGPEQGFIRIER